The Mycteria americana isolate JAX WOST 10 ecotype Jacksonville Zoo and Gardens chromosome 2, USCA_MyAme_1.0, whole genome shotgun sequence genome contains the following window.
AGAAGATGCTGATAAAATCTGGTAGTGAGCGTGCACGAGCTAGACCCCACCCTACAGCCAAATGGTTCAAAGCCAGGTCTTGTCCGGGTGCTCGGTCCTTCCCGAGGAGTGTTAAGCACTCGCGTTGGTGCCGGTGCATCGCCGTGACGTGCCCTCCGCCCCGGGAGCTCGCTCCCTTAACCTGGCTCCTATGTGCCCGTTCTGCCGCGGAGCCTGTTGTTAGCTCTGGGTTTttggtggggtgggtttttttttttgtttgttttgttttcattttcatgggaACTTGGATAATTAATCACTTGTAAAGTGCACCGGGCTGTCTTTCTGGAATGCAGTACTAGAGGAACCGCTGGCACCTGAACTTTATTTAACCCACCTCTGTGGAAGACCAGTAAcaacttctaaaaatatatatgcttaaCCCTTGCCTGCCTTCGAGTTACTCGGGGtagcactgctctgctgcttctctctctgtctttacaGATATACTCGTGCATGGAAAAAGGGGGAGACAAGTCTTCTGCTCCTGGTGAGCGTGACGCTGCTGGGGCCTGAGCGTGGTGAAATCCCCGAGCCCCCCGAGGAGGTGGCCTCGGGGAGCGCTGGGCACCGAGAATTACCGGAGGCAGGTGCGAGAGCTGCTCTCGCCTTGCGCAGTTAATTAAAGGGatcaatttttgtttgtttttttcctggcgCTTGTAGTTGTGCATGGGTTTAATAAGGATCTGAAAGCACTGGTGCCGGGCGCGGGGGGATCATCTCGCCGTGCTTCTCCTCTTCACCCCCACACATCAGCTGCTTCCCCTTCTGCCAGACCTGCGCCGCCGCTCGTCCCATCTGTGGCAGAACCTGCCAAGTTGCGccttgtggttttattttttgaatgtcGTGAATAAACCTCCAGCGAGCTTGAGCGGTGCTGGACTGCAAGGCTTTTGTTTGCAAGCCGAAATGGGGTTTCTCCGGGCGGGAAGAGTGGTGGGGAGCAGGTTTAAACTCCAATCCCTCTTCCTTGCGTGTTCCCCAAGTGGTGCCGAAGCCCTGCAGCAATGTAATGAAGGGCTGGACACCCTTCTTGGAGCAGGAATCAGACCTCCAGAGTCTATGCCCCTTGAAATGTGGGATCCGGAAACTTCCGCTGCAAACAGAAGacctctctgctctctgctggttTGGCTGTGGCCAGGCAGCCGCAGCTCCCATTGCATGTGCGAAAcgatgattttaaaatattgcttatgGAGGTGTAACGGTAACATCTTGCTGGACCGAAAGAAACAGCTTGCTTAGCTCGTAGCTCTCTTCTTTTAGGTGATCTGACCTTAGGGAATCTGTGTCTGGTTCCCTTTCAGCTGCAAGTAAATCCTTCTAAACGTGGGCTAAGGAGACCAGAAAGTCTGGGAGATACTGAAAGTTCGCATTCTGCAGGGTCTGCCACTTTGCCAGGTAAATCCTCTCCAGCGAGCGTGAGCCAGCCTGTAGCCGGATGTTAGACATCGCAGCCTGACGTCCTGTTACCTCCTGAATGAATtagctgctcctcttcctcccctggcCTCCCAGGTTAGCAACAAAATCCTGCGAAGCGGAGATTGTCCATAAAATCATGGAATAACGGTGATTTCTGTGTGCCTGGAGGTGGCATCTCCTTCCgcaaaaaaataatcacttgatCCTCTAAGATCAGCCTTCCTGAAAAGAACTGCCTTTCTGGCTGGGGATTCATGGTGATCAGTTAGAGGTTAATTTAATAAATCCCTCCTCCCAGAGCCCGTGTGCGTAAAAATACACGTAAAACTGTGCACAGCAGCTTGTTTTCACGGGGTGAAGGTGCTCTTGGCCTGGGGGAGGTAGTGCGGCTACATGCTAATCGCTCCTGTGTTTCTTTTAAGCATCCTTTCTCCCAGCGCTGGGAAGATTGTTCTTGTTTCACGGTGTTGCGCTGATGTAAGGGCTCGGGGGACCGGGGCTTGATTACATGAGAAATGTCTGCAAGTCTCCTAATCTGCCTGGGCCCTGGTTTCTAGTCTGCTGGTCGCATTTATCTCGGTTAGGTCTTGCTGAGCTCCAACCACGTGCTCTCACCACCTCCGTGGCACCGGCCGTGGTGTGGGCTCGGACAGCTGCCGGAGAGGGGACGGGGTGGCGTGGGAAGGGTAGGACCTTCCTGCTGTGCTCCAAGGACCTccaaggttggggtttttttgtgcttccCAGATTAGCGTGGCCATCTGACCACTGACCTTCCTCTTCTCATCTCTCCTGCGCTGTAGCTTCTTCACCCTCTCTTTTGCCTCTCTGCTTTGACAACCCTTTGGACGGGTTGTATCTCGCTTGCTTCTCCATCAGTAAAGTCTAGCAAGGAATTGGCCCCAGGTATCAGCTATCTGCTGGGAGGAAAAATGGTAATATTCGTTTTCCTGCCGTATAAAAGTGCCCTCTCCTGCGTTTGCATCGGGGCTCTCTGCGTCCTCCTCATTGCTGCCAAAGGCTTTGCTgacagctggggagggagcatTGCCGGGCAGCGAGTGCCTCAGTTTCTATTTAAACTGATTAAACCCATCGACAGTGTTAAATGAGTTTAATCTACTTAATTTACCCTATGGGCTCGTGTACTGTTATATAGATCCAGCAGCCTGCAGAGCGTGTTGTACGCGTGTATAAGCAACCAGAGGTGGGATGGGGTCCCGCGAGCTTGATTTTCAAGGCTCTGGTTTTGGAGATGCCTCTGCTTGAAGCTTGCAGGGTTTGAACTCGGGGAGGAATCAGCCTGGGGGTGCACATGACTGAGGTTGTGTCATGATTGTCCATTTGAGGCCCAAATTATTTGGGAGAGGTGTAAAAAGAACAGCCTTGAAAAGGGGGAGAATTAGCATCGGAATATCGGGGAGGTgtgtgtgctggggagagggttgACTGCTGACTCTTGAGCTCTCccggagggaggggaaaggatgGGCGAGCTTCTGGGTGTGGTTTGGATATCATCGTCCCTGTCACCACCAGCTCCACCACCCGTTTGCTCAGGAGCCTGAATTTGCTCCCCTTATTTCCACCATGTGGCTGGCCTGCACCCCTGTTTGTAGTACTTCCAGAAGCATCTCTGGTGACTGGGTAACCACCTTGTACcctaaatactctttttttccctgtccttcccGCATACCCTCCTGggatcatttttttccctgattgtGGGTCTTCTCTGGTGTTCCCATCCTGAATCTATCACTGGGTTGAGACCTAAAAGGGAGCCGGGCTGAAGTTCAGAGCTTTGCAAGGCACCTTGGGTCTATTACTAGCTGCATCTGCTTGGCTTGCCAAGACATCTCCTTTATCGTGCCAAGCTCCTGGTTGACCCTGTCTTTTCTGACTTGGGTGGGTTGCTgctggcccctgcctgcagccggtGATGCAGATGTGCCCCTCACTAGCGAGAGCCCGCAGTCCAGGGTGGCACGGACGTCTCTCACTGCTCTgtgctcttccccttcttccccaggGAGCTCAAACTGCGAAACTACGAGCCCGAAGATGAGgagctgaagaagaggaaggtgcCCCAGGCCAAGCCAGCTTCAGGTGGGTGCAAGTGGGAACATGGGAGGCGAAACAAGGGAACACGAAAGCAGAAGTGTTGCCAACGATGGTGCTGGTGCCTGTGGTGAGGGAATGAAACAGCACTTGTGGTTGTGAGGacaaataaaacagcacaggACTCTGCATCCAGCCAGCATGCTGCAAAATGGATGGGTTGTACTTCTTCTTTCCAAAAATCAGGTGACTTGGAAACCTCTGTGTTCCTGCTCGCTCCAGCCCAAGGTGGAAAAGCCACTGGGATGTATTCTGGTAGCAACTTGCTGGTGTGAGGGTGGTAGCTCCTAGGAGATGAGTGTCTGCAGCCCTGGAGGGTGCTGGCGTGTCTGAGCAGCCGTGGTGGGAGCTGGGCGAGCGTGATGCTTGCAGGCCCCATTGCTTCATCATCCCCTCTCGCCCGTGGGGACTGCACACCCTGCATTGCACAAGTGGGGTGTGTGTCTGAGCACACCGAGTCCAGCCCCAAACCAAAGGGTTGATACTCAGAGGAGCTCTTGCTGGAGAATTCTCAAGGAGATTCAGGCTGCTTTTTGTTTGAATTACCTTTAAACAAATATTAGTCATGAGTCCAGGGCGTTCAGTCTGCTATTTCTTTGCACTGAACCTCCGTGCAGCTCTTGAGAGGGAGGTGAAGGGTAGAAGTTCCCTTGATCTTGAAATATGGAGTCCTCCTGGAATGGATCTCTTTAAAAAATGTCCTAAATAAAAAGGCTGCCTTTGGGAGCACGGCAGAGATCTGGTAGGTAGGAATGCTGATGCTGCACTTTCTTTATCCTTTTGTAAAAGTTTAAAACTTCCTCTGACTCTTCCTGGGTGTGCGGTTTGGAATTGGGAACAGCAATTTTGACCTTTTCCAGTAAAACTTGCACTCTCTGCCAGCCCTTCTTTGGAGCTGCGGCGCCCATCGGCTGCGGTTCCCGTGTCTGGAGTAACCAGCCCGTCTGTCCTTGGGCACTTTGTGcagaggctggggatggaggaggacagaggagcTGGGACTCGGTGTGGGTTCATAGTAAATGTGCCTCGGGCGTATCCGTTTGTTGGAGCAGGATTCATCCCTCAGGGATGTGCTCCCTGGTGCCCGCACCCCCTCCATGCACAGATGCCCGCGTTGAAGGATAGAAGCCTGTTTTCCATGTGTGCTTTGCCATTATCCCCAGCATCTGCAGACCTTTACGTAAGGTCTGGGCTAGAGCTTGATTCCTCCAAGATGTCTCAGGTGGGGTGGCCTTGTAAATGAATCACGGTGAGTCAAATTCCAGTTTAAACACCCGCGGAGCAGCTGATCCCTGCGGGTCTTACGAAAAGGGGCCTTGAACCCAGCAGGCTTCTCACTGCCGTTGCTGTTTGTGGTGTTAAATGGTTGTTGGGTTTGCATCATTTTCAGATGATTCTTAGGAGTCTCCGAAAGGGTTTGGGTGGTGGGGGAACGTCTGTACCCACATGTACTCACTCGTATTTACTGCACTCTTAAGGCAGAGACATTCACCTGGccttttataaaagcttttctgaactGAGCCCAGAACTGTGGTGGGTTTCCCTATGCCTTGTCCCCTTGGTGTCCCACCGCTGTGCCCTGCGCTGATGCTGGTCCTGTTCCCCCATCTAGTGGAAGACAAGGTGAAGGACCAGCTGGAGGCTGCCAAGCCGGAGCCCATCATCGACGAGGTGGTACGTATATTCGGGACCGCTCTGTGCCGGGTGCATCTATCTGCGTCCAGGCTTGAACCTCACCTGCAGCTCTCACTGggtgtctcctcttcctccctagGATCTGGCAAACCTGGCCCCCAGGAAGCCAGACTGGTGAGTACCTGCAGAGCTCCTGGGAAAGGGGTGTTGGCATCAGCGGTGGGTTACCATCACCTCGAGGTTGTCCAGGTTGGGTTAAAAGTGTTAGAAATGGGAAACCCTGCCCTGCTGTTGAGGGAGATGCAGGGCACGGGGCTGTCCTCCCTCTTCCTGCTTACACCAAGTGACTCCACTGATCCCTTTGGGGTGCTTGTCACCATGATGTTGGCTGATGTTCACCATacggttagactagatgatcctagaggtcttttccaaccttaatgattctatgatggcCTCAGTCAGAAGGGATGCTCTGGACATCAGGTTGGTTGGCCCGTGAGCAGCCTTGGTGGCAAACACACACGCTCCGCTCCGTAGTGCTTATAGGAGAGGGGAGTTTCTCTTCCACTGGGAAAAGTGTAACGTGGCCCCTGCGTTCACATCTGCCTGGGGCGAGGATTTGTTCTGACGTTGTCACTCTCCTCCCCAGGGATCTGAAGCGAGATGTAGCCAAGAaactggagaagctggagaagaggaCGCAGAGAGCCATCGCTGAATTGATACGTGCGTTATGGTGCTGCAGGCGTCGTGTATGGAGTCACCAGTTGTTCCGGAGGGATGACACGATCCTTACTGGGAGCTCGGTGCCTTGCTATTGGGCCGGGGAGGGACTGGTGGAGCTTGATCCCCTTCCCAAAAGGGTCTGTGAAGCTGTCGGTCCCAAATAGCTTCCCCGAGGCTGCACGCACGCTTGGCTCGTGCGGCAGGGAAGGATGGTTTGTGGGTTCGGGGGCTGCAGTTCAGGTCCTCCGCTGCGTGGGTTCCCCGGTATCTCTAAGCCACTGCTGTTTCTCGCTTGCAGGAGAGCGGTtgaaagggcaggaggaggagctggcGTCCGCTGTCGGGTCAGCAAAGCAGGAGGGAAGCGACTCTGACTGAGGAGGTCCATCCGGCAGCCTCGGGCATGGGCTCTGCGGatctgcctctgccagcaccgCCGATCCCATTGCTCTCAGGTGGAGGCACCTCGCTGGGACACGCTGCTCACCAACGCTTTGCCAGAAGCCCATGAATCCTACCGTACCTGAAGGAGAGGGGCAGATCCAAGGAGCCCTGCTGTCTTCTCTTGGGCTATGGCTGTTCCTCCGTCGAGGAACACTTCACAGATAGCTTTTTGGGACCACGGGGGGCTGATGGGAGCAGGACAGAAACCCACATTAGCTTGAACCTAGGCTGCCAGGACTTGGAGCAAGGAAGGCGTGGGCAAAAGGGCTAGCGCCAGAGAAGATAAATTCAGGCTAACTCTGCTCTCACTTGATGGGTGAGCAAGAAGATGCCCACACAGCCAACAGCAGCCCTTAGAGAGGCGCGGCCGTTTCCCAGGGGACTGATGCTCCTGTTCCTGTGCAGAGATGCCTCTCTCAGGGCGCTCctttctgcagaagagctggtgtcACTGCCACGTGGGGAGCGACGAGATCTCTCGCTCTGGAGAGCTAGCTGTGAGTATTTGGGAACATCTGTGGTCAGACCCAGCACGTGCAGAATGATTCTGCTGGAAGTGGCTGTGTGGCTCAGGACCTGTTGGCTGCTCTGTGCCCAGCTGAGGTTAACGTGGAGTTTGTTCTGTTCCCTGAAGTTTCCCGACCCTCCAGGCTGTGCGGTGTGTACCACTCCTCTATATGTTTTATAATTGACAAAGTTTGTTGTTAACAAATCTTTTCGTAATAAAATGGTCCCGCAGTGGAAGGAGTTGTCACTTGTTCTGCAGAGGGCTGGGTGGAGGCAGCTCCCTTCATCTCCCTTATGTCTGTGGGGACTTCAGACCACTGTTTGCTGGTCCCTGTCCCCTTTGCTTCCCTGGGATGGGGAGCAGCGGGCTTCAGTTTGTCTAAGTTTGAGGTGGCCGAGCTGTAGCTACAGCAGGTCAAGCACAACTCCGGGACCCAACACCCTGGGGTGACGCCAGCCCCATGCTGCTGGAAGAAGTGAGCGGGTGGGATGCTGCCGGGCTGACCCTGCATCTTCCCTGGGAACATTTGCTCTGGCTCTTGAAGATCTTTCAGGATGGGCGTCTTGGCCAGGCCTGATTGTATGGCCTCCTGAATCCTCTGTGTTTGATTCAACGGTGTTTTTGTCCCAAGGTGAAACATCTGGTGTGTATGGCTTTGACAGTGGTATTTACAGAAGAGTTCGCCTGTGATAAAAATAGCTGCTCCTGTTAATGCGCGCGTCCTGCTGCTTTTAAAAGCCCGTTGAAAAGAGCTGCTGGGGGTGAGACGTCCTTCACTCGGCAGCAGCCTGCCTTGGAGGGGAATGGCGTTTCTGCCCTCGTGCCTGCTGCAGTCTTAGTGACTGGATCTGCCATCTCAGGTTGTCACCAGTGAGACCGGGTCCCCACGCAGGACAAGATCAGTCTCAGCCATGCTAAATACAGACTGATCGATGCTTGTCCCTCTGCCAGGATCTGCTGTGGCTGCCCACCACTCTGTGCTTCCATATGGTGAGGATACCCGAGGGACTCTCCACCTGCCAGAGCCCCGTTCCTGCTTCCTGATGATGGGCTAGGAGCAAAGATCTGGTGAAATGCCTTCTGGTTCCTCCAGCTTCCGTGCACAAATGGCTGCTTAAagcccccagctgcctcccctctcccttggCTGCCTGTTCCTGGTGTTTGCAGCCATCCCTGCTCCGTCCTCTCCTCGGGCTGGTGCTTGTCACCCCTTGGAGGGGTCCTTTCCCAGGTACGTTGGGCCAACAAGGAGACAGACGTCCCATGGAGTGAGGGGAGACCCGTACCCACCTGGGCCAGTGCTTATCCAGCACCAGGCTCCAACGTTGGTGCGTGGTTGTGGACTCCTTCTGGGCTCTCTAGTGGAAAAGCACCTGGGATGACAGCCCAACCACCTTCCTGGGGGTCattttttggttattttattgttttgccCTATTCTCCAGGTAGGAGGCAGCCCTAGTGCCCCTTGCTCTTGTTGTCCGGGGTCAGACCGTTTCTAGGCAAGAAAACCAAGATCTGTCACCAGTGTGAAGGTGCCACCCAGGCACCCCATGCCGTAGGGGAAGGTGGGTGCTACTTGTCGTGGGTGCTCTTGGCCATCAGGTAACGCTGCCCTGTGGGTCCGTCATGGAACACGGGGGTAGATCTGCTGTACGGGAGCATCCTTGGCACCGGGCAGAGCACGTGGTGATGCTTTGAGgatgcttaaaaatgaaaaggaccCCCTGACTCGTGACAGTGATGGCTTCTCCTCCACCAAAGCGGAGCTGCCAATGATCGAGATGAGTGTTCAGTGATCGCTCCACCACAGGGGTGTATTTGTGATTAGTTATTAGCGACCTGGGCTGTCACACACCTTAACGTGCATTTCTTTATTGGGAAGGGAATTAGGGGAGCGTGAACACGCGTCCCCCGTGGAGCCACGGCTTCTTCTCCGTGAAATGCCCTGTAGATGTCAGCAAATCTCCGTGCACAAAACCGCACCATGTCCGGCTAGTCCCAGCAGCTGGACCCTGCCGCAAAGCCGAGCTTTGCCTCCCCGGTAGCCGCTCCGGCTGGGATGCTGCCATGCTCCTTCATCCACCCGGCTGCGCCGTACCCGCGCTACCCTTCCCGGCTGGAGCTGGACTGCTGGCCTCTGCTTTGCAACACGTGTCAAATATAGATACGAACGCCCCATGCAATGGCGTGAAGCAGAAGAGAGTTTTCCCTCGTTGACTTTAAAAGGACATAAATTGCCTTTAAACTGCCTCGGGTTGCAAGCGCAGCCTTTCCCAGAGCAAACCTGTGCTCCGTCTGCGGCTGTGACTGTATCACCCGGAGCAGAGCTGTCCTTGCTGGACACGAGGGGCTGGGCTGGTACCTggagcagggtggtggggaggaagagcaggattGGGCCCGTTTCCCTCTCCAGCGGGGCCTCGCAGTGAAGCATCGCTTATCCTGGCACAGGATTGGGGCCCTATCACGAGGTGTGGGTCCCGGCATGGGACAGGGAACCCAACATGGGGCTGGGGTCCCACCATGGGACAGGGATCCCGCCATGGGACAGGGATCTTGGCACAGGACAAGGATCCCACCATGGGACAGGGGTCCTGGCATGGGACAGGGAACCCAACATGGGGCTGGGGTCCCAACATGGGACAGGGATCTTGGCACAGGACGGGGGTCCCGCCATGGGACGGGGGTCCCGCCATGGGACTGGGATCTTGGCACAGGACGGGGGTCCCGCCATGGGACGGGGGTCCCGCCATGGGACTGGGGTCCTGGCACGCGATTGGACTCCTTGCATGGGACCAGGGTCCTGGCATAGGACTGGGGGCCCAGAATGGGACAGCTCTGGGGGCTAACATGCAGGTGCTGGGGGACTgatccccccttccccagcccaggggaAAGAGGAGTGtgtggggaggggcggggagaaCGGGGGCATTTGGGATGTGACGCCAAACCTGCGTCCCATGGATTTAATTTATTCCCTGGCTGTGTGGCCAGACGGTGAGGGATTTTCTGCCTTTCGAAGGCTGTGTCCCAAGCCTGTGTTTATCCTCTAGACCCTTTAAAATCCCAAACGCTTCTTCTGATGGCCCAGAAGCAGTTTTAaccatgggtttttttgcaggtgtCCCAGGGATCCACCTGAAGCCCCCTCGGACAGCGCAGTGCTCTGTGCTCATCCCGTGCCTGTAGCCTTTGGATGCTGCCGTGGCAGAAACACTGGGAGAAGCAGCCCTGGTTTGCTTTGCCTTGGTTTCCCTAGGTGAGGGGAGGTCCTCTGAGAGCAGGGCTGGAAGAGAAGAACGAGACACAGGAGAGCCCCAAGGACGGGGAGGTAATTTGGCTCGAGGTTGTTTGCAAAGTGGACGGTGAGACCAGAATTAATTTCTCaaacaaaacagatcagaaaGGCCAGGGAGAATGGTAAATAAATAACCCAGTGAGGTAATCCCTTCAGCTCCAGGGACATCAAAGGCTTAACGTTTACCCTGTGCCTCTTGGGGGATTTCTCCGGATCGCTGAGCCGATGCTCCATCCACACCAGCAGACACCAGAGGAGGCACCTCATCGTTGAGCTCCTCTGGAGAGGGATACTTTTCATGCCCTGCTTTTTGAAATAAGGGAAGCAGTGGCCCATGTGAGTCTGCAGGGGTGAGCTGGTTCTTCTGGAAAACtcagggtgttttggggtggACAGGGAGAATTTGCTCCTTTGcatcttctcctgcctccccagcagcagtGAGAGCAGGTCCCAGACCTCCCAGACCAGTCCAACTGCCCAGCCTTGCCTCTCCCTTTCACAGGCTCCAGTGGTGAACATGGGCATGACATCTGTCCTCCGTCTGTCCCTCCCAAATGGCTTGGGATCTTCTGTCCTGGCAAGACACCTCGACGCAGCCCTTGCCTCCTTTGGGTCGAGAGTGCTTGCAACCTGCAGTGATTCCCCCA
Protein-coding sequences here:
- the CCDC12 gene encoding coiled-coil domain-containing protein 12, giving the protein MGCTCSACALRVVRSVRRRRKMAAPGGGVEAEEPAAGPALGRLEEEARRRRERLRALRQRTLQNKDSGEPENKQFREDDEEETIKHKELKLRNYEPEDEELKKRKVPQAKPASVEDKVKDQLEAAKPEPIIDEVDLANLAPRKPDWDLKRDVAKKLEKLEKRTQRAIAELIRERLKGQEEELASAVGSAKQEGSDSD